One genomic window of Pieris rapae chromosome 15, ilPieRapa1.1, whole genome shotgun sequence includes the following:
- the LOC110996613 gene encoding NADH dehydrogenase [ubiquinone] 1 beta subcomplex subunit 10 — translation MGAEDDNAFRSFFSALYRTVDSPVTWFREKVVEPNQKKYPWYHQQFRRVPTIDQCYSDDPVCDFEANSQFKRDRMVDSEILNILRMRFEDCMIYEAPDHLTKCKPLWDKYKDAEEAWFIKYGDLGAFGDARKAYMKQKHRMIWEKRHGPLSEQTK, via the exons ATGGGTGCAGAGGATGATAATGCCTTTAGATCTTTTTTTAGCGCTTTGTATAGAACTGTAGATTCCCCAGTTACATGGTTTAGAG AAAAGGTAGTTGAGCCCAACCAGAAAAAGTATCCGTGGTATCATCAGCAGTTCCGTCGCGTTCCAACAATTGATCAATGTTATAGCGATGATCCAGTCTGCGACTTCGAAGCAAACTCTCAATTCAAACGAGACAg gatGGTGGAttctgaaattttaaatattcttcgTATGAGATTCGAGGACTGCATGATCTATGAAGCCCCTGATCATCTTACCAAATGCAAGCCACTTTGGGACAAATACAAGGATGCCGAAGAAGCCTGGTtcattaaat ATGGTGATTTGGGAGCATTTGGTGATGCTCGTAAAGCTTACATGAAGCAAAAACACCGCATGATTTGGGAGAAACGTCATGGACCTCTGTCTGAGCAGACAAAgtga
- the LOC110996612 gene encoding meiosis regulator and mRNA stability factor 1 isoform X2, with protein MLCAMSLISDDMDKETSSQNSIGLRSHSAQGVGNNSSPLKIPLPPRLWITDIEDDSSDDMSSSREDGVVHVERSRMRSRFRHHKRGTSNCIPLGIFWDIENCQVPRGCSAIDVVAAIRAKFLVGRREADFVVVCDVRKELPNRLQELNDSQVNLIHVCGTQKNAADEKLRQCMRRFGELHPAPASLLLISGDINFAADLSDFRHRKNMEVILVHKQNTSAALITCASSHFCYNELTAHLPRNPKVSQTEEDEEPTCEMEVINLPVDQPPERVSRRLRRLADNCGGKVLRVTASTAMMKFPTPDHTSRALKRMEGEDVFGRKISTRYVRSALQPAYSSDEGYCTAPPSQPTMLPQPPTHFVLPQVPQVAMEREQVANEWALALKQLPVPAVPLEYCPPPKPRKIRGRHGSASLDQSACSSSNCSAEDSRLGLGRSMSPWNSSASFSDQSETEDSVTELTVANLPPHDPNVLQEGFGRMVQLVDFSPASSAEMEEAPWRCNVHATFTGHDDGSRILQPVFMKISVLTENIRILLEGHNGILPLLSFVECYESMFPPLVCDPRYGVSLELLLRSIPCVAVKDSPSRHLAWAEPPVLPPPFDSCDISRVRGRTAPALEPMLALIEKELLDLLRAQPKCSIQFSKLIPAFHHHFGRQCRVADYGFTKLPDLLAALNKSIVVLGSGSYRIITISASAQSRRWTSDVLKILNSHLGQPIHVHNFAQYYQAVLSRPFSPVDYGVCTFDELLQKTLPGCITVGPDGSISLPVHPHVREPQEASRILEFAAQTVEILCHTPNFQMEFSRFVPMYHTYYGKQLRVAHFSCAKLMDLFEIISQVVTVHNGPNGERMLKLGTHIARPMFSQRLKCMTPLELATFPMRYTAQYGAPPQPAILEVKTIEDMVLDASSRIEWGYIYSTGDNAIWVNAALTACSVLSADRSVARGSSEEYFVTAYTQLKGSPPQVIQLQVLGVLEVSNRYVRLAALWRTIWRVVMILADHQHPVPAMEVFLEYTKRFGPTFPKAELGLEAVVAFLKENEAVFKPVSSAEGPTWHLGEGVFPPQMRELVKHCKVSEDYSKYDTPPGQKGSRVFESPKRFAGSIWSPPASSVPLPDGLIGQDKRRIRLAAQFDSV; from the exons ATGTTGTGTGCAATGAGTTTAATAAGTGACGATATGGATAAGGAGACATCTTCTCAAAACTCCATAGGCCTACGTAGTCATTCAGCTCAAGGCGTAGGCAATAATTCTAGTCCTTTAAAAATACCGTTGCCACCTCGATTATGGATAACAG ATATAGAAGATGACTCTTCAGATGATATGAGTAGTTCTAGAGAAGATGGAGTTGTACATGTCGAAAGATCACGAATGCGGTCTCGTTTTAGACATCATAAGCGGGGGACATCCAACTGTATACCCCTTGGAATATTTTGGGATATTGAAAATTGTCAA GTACCTCGTGGATGTTCAGCTATTGATGTGGTAGCAGCAATAAGAGCAAAATTCTTAGTTGGCAGAAGGGAAGCTGACTTTGTTGTTGTATGTGATGTTAGGAAAGAATTGCCAAATAGACTACAGGAACTCAATGATTCTCAG GTAAACTTAATACATGTATGTGGAACTCAAAAAAATGCAGCTGATGAGAAATTGAGGCAATGTATGCGACGGTTTGGAGAATTACACCCTGCCCCAGCCTCTTTACTGTTAATTTCTGGGGATATTAACTTTGCAGCTGACTTAAGTGACTTTAGACATAG GAAAAATATGGAAGTGATCTTGGTGCATAAACAGAACACCTCGGCTGCATTAATTACTTGTGCCTCCTCACACTTTTGTTATAATGAGCTGACCGCACATCTCCCAAGGAATCCTAAG GTAAGCCAAACAGAAGAAGATGAGGAGCCAACATGCGAAATGGAAGTTATAAACTTACCAGTGGACCAACCACCTGAAAGAGTGTCAAGACGGTTGAGGAGGCTGGCAGATAATTGTGGGGGTAAAGTCCTAAGAGTGACAGCGTCCACAGCAATGATGAAATTTCCTACTCCAGATCATACATCCCG tGCATTGAAACGTATGGAGGGCGAAGACGTCTTCGGACGTAAAATAAGTACGCGTTACGTACGCAGTGCGTTGCAACCCGCATATTCCAGTGACGAGGGCTATTGTACTGCGCCTCCTAGTCAGCCTACCATGTTACCACAGCCTCCAACTCACTTTGTGCTCCCTCAG GTACCACAAGTGGCCATGGAGAGGGAACAGGTGGCGAATGAATGGGCGTTAGCTTTGAAGCAACTACCGGTGCCTGCCGTGCCATTGGAGTATTGCCCTCCTCCCAAACCCAGGAAGATTAGGGGCAGGCATG GATCGGCAAGCCTGGATCAATCGGCGTGCTCTTCAAGCAATTGTAGCGCTGAAGACAGCCGACTTGGCCTCGGTCGTTCGATGTCTCCGTGGAACTCGTCCGCCAGCTTCAGCGATCAGAGCGAGACTGAGGACTCTGTTACGGAGTTAACTGTGGCCAATCTACCACCACATGATCCGAATGTATTGCag GAGGGTTTCGGGCGTATGGTGCAGTTGGTGGACTTCTCGCCGGCGTCCAGTGCCGAAATGGAGGAAGCGCCTTGGAGGTGCAACGTACACGCGACGTTTACGGGGCACGACGACGGGAGTAGGATATTGCAACCGGTGTTTATGAAGATATCGGTGCTGACGGAGAATATAAGGATTTTGTTGGAGGGGCATAATGGCATTTTGCCTCTCTTGAG TTTTGTGGAGTGTTACGAGTCAATGTTCCCGCCGCTAGTATGTGACCCACGGTACGGCGTATCCCTAGAGCTTCTCCTTCGCAGCATTCCCTGTGTTGCTGTGAAGGACAGTCCATCACGCCACCTTGCCTGGGCCGAACCGCCGGTTCTTCCTCCACCATTTGATAGTT gTGATATATCTCGAGTCCGTGGACGCACTGCGCCAGCATTGGAACCGATGTTAGCTTTAATTGAAAAGGAACTTTTGGACCTGCTACGGGCCCAACCCAAATGCTCTATACAATTCAGCAA GTTGATTCCAGCCTTCCACCACCATTTTGGTCGTCAATGCCGAGTAGCTGACTATGGATTCACCAAGCTACCTGATCTCCTCGCAGCTTTGAATAAGAGTATAGTG gTCCTCGGTTCGGGGTCATATCGTATCATAACTATTTCCGCCTCCGCCCAAAGTCGTCGTTGGACATctgatgtattaaaaattctgaACTCTCATTTGGGTCAACCGATACATGTCCACAACTTCGCCCAATACTACCAAGCCGTCTTATCCAGGCCCTTCTCTCCAGTAGACTACGGCGTTTGCACTTTTGATGAACTTCTGCAAAAAACCTTACCCGGTTGTATCACCGTCGGCCCCGATGGCTCCATATCCCTGCCCGTGCACCCTCACGTAAGGGAACCGCAAGAAGCTTCTAGAATCCTGGAATTCGCGGCTCAAACTGTCGAAATTCTCTGCCACACGCCGAACTTCCAGATGGAGTTTTCCCGCTTCGTTCCGATGTACCACACGTACTATGGCAAACAGTTGCGCGTCGCGCATTTCAGTTGTGCCAAATTGATGGATCTCTTCGAAATAATATCCCAAGTGGTGACCGTACACAACGGGCCAAATGGGGAACGTATGCTGAAATTGGGCACGCACATTGCCCGTCCAATGTTCTCGCAGCGTTTGAAGTGTATGACACCGTTGGAGTTGGCCACTTTTCCAATGCGCTATACAGCTCAGTATGGGGCGCCCCCTCAGCCGGCCATTTTGGAAGTTAAGACTATTGAAGATATGGTTTTAGATGCATCGAGCAGGATCGAATGGGGGTACATTTACTCCACGGGCGATAACGCTATTTGGGTGAATGCAGCGCTAACCGCGTGTTCCGTTTTATCTGCTGACCGTAGTGTTGCGCGTGGGTCGTCCGAAGAGTATTTTGTTACGGCCTATACTCAGTTGAAGGGCTCCCCGCCACAAGTCATTCAGCTCCAAGTTTTGGGGGTACTTGAAGTGTCAAATCGCTATGTGCGCCTGGCTGCCTTGTGGCGCACAATATGGAGGGTTGTGATGATCCTCGCAGATCACCAACACCCAGTTCCGGCTATGGAGGTCTTCTTGGAGTATACTAAGCGATTCGGACCCACATTCCCGAAGGCTGAGTTAG GTCTTGAAGCAGTAGTAGCTTTCCTAAAGGAAAACGAAGCCGTATTCAAACCTGTGTCCTCTGCGGAGGGTCCAACATGGCACCTTGGTGAGGGAGTTTTCCCACCTCAGATGAGGGAGCTCGTCAAGCATTGCAAGGTCTCTGAGGACTACTCTAAATATGATACTCCGCCTGGACAGaag GGTTCTCGCGTGTTCGAGTCTCCAAAGAGATTTGCGGGAAGCATCTGGTCTCCTCCCGCTAGCTCTGTGCCGCTACCAGATGGGCTGATCGGTCAGGACAAAC GTCGCATCCGCCTTGCAGCCCAGTTTGATTCAGTGTGA
- the LOC110996611 gene encoding 26S proteasome non-ATPase regulatory subunit 12, whose product MTTNGDLEGLNASGKIIKMEVDYSITCDEKIPLWKSWASSGRVQEAIDQLLALEKQTRTGADMASTARILVTIVQICYEAKNWSALNDHIVLLSKRRSQLKQAVVKMVQECCTYVDKTPDKETKIKLIETLRTITEGKIYVEVERARLTHILAKIREEENNVAEAAKIIQELQVETYGSMDKREKVELILEQMRLCLAIKDYIRTQIISKKINTKFFEEENTLELKEKFYRLMIAVDQHNGAYLSVCRHFRALGQAGGNEALIGSVVFLILAPYDNEQADLTHRLKEDKELDKLPEYKQLLGLFMNPEIIRWNTLCSSYEKMLRMTPFFKCSDEMGQERWGDLKNRVVEHNIRIMSMYYTRITMQRMSELLGLSVTETEEALSQLVVSSVVKAKIDRPAGVVHFRLNMDSSDRLNEWSSNLNTLMQLVNKTTHLINKEECVHKHLLATVE is encoded by the exons atgACTACCAACGGTGATTTGGAAGGCCTGAATGCTAGtggcaaaattattaaaatggag gtCGACTATAGTATAACTTGTGATGAAAAAATACCACTATGGAAGTCCTGGGCATCTAGTGGTAGAGTTCAAGAGGCCATTGACCAATTATTGGCATTGGAAAAACAAACCAGAACA GGTGCTGACATGGCTTCCACTGCAAGGATTTTAGTAACAATTGTTCAAATATGTTATGAGGCCAAAAATTGGTCAGCCCTCAATGACCACATTGTTCTGCTATCAAAGAGAag gTCTCAACTTAAGCAAGCTGTGGTAAAGATGGTTCAAGAGTGTTGTACTTATGTGGATAAGACACCAGATAAAGAgacaaaaatcaaattaatagaGACCTTAAGAACCATAACCGAAGGAAAGATTTATGTGGAAGTAGAGAGAGCAAGGCTTACCCATATTTTGGCTAAGATTCGTGAAGAAGAGAACAATGTTGCTGAAGCTgctaaaattatacaagaacTGCAG gTTGAAACATATGGTTCAATGGATAAAAGAGAGAAAGTGGAACTTATTCTGGAGCAAATGAGGCTGTGCCTTGCAATCAAGGATTACATTCGTACTcaaattatttccaaaaaaataaacactaaaTTCTTTGAAGAAGAAAATACACTG GAACTGAAAGAAAAGTTCTACCGCTTGATGATAGCTGTTGACCAACATAATGGCGCGTATTTGTCTGTGTGCCGTCACTTCCGGGCGTTGGGTCAAGCAGGCGGAAATGAGGCGTTAATCGGAAGTGTGGTGTTCCTTATTTTAGCACCATACGACAATGAACAGGCTGACTTGACCCATAGGCTCAAAGAGGATAAGGAACTTGATAAATTGCCTGAATACAa ACAACTGTTGGGTCTCTTCATGAATCCAGAGATAATAAGATGGAACACCTTGTGTTCATCATATGAGAAGATGCTGAGGATGACACCATTCTTCAAATGTTCTGATGAGATGGGACAAGAGAGATGGGGTGACCTGAAGAATAGAGTTGTGGAGCAC aATATCCGTATTATGTCGATGTACTACACTCGTATCACGATGCAGCGTATGAGCGAGCTGCTTGGCCTGAGTGTGACTGAGACGGAAGAGGCCCTGAGCCAATTGGTCGTTAGCAGCGTTGTAAAGGCCAAGATTGATCGACCGGCCGGTGTTGTTCATTTCAG ATTAAACATGGACTCCTCCGACCGACTGAATGAGTGGTCGTCGAACTTAAATACGTTGATGCAACTGGTGAACAAGACAACGCATCTTATTAACAAGGAAGAATGTGTTCATAAACATTTGTTGGCCACGgtcgaataa
- the LOC110996612 gene encoding meiosis regulator and mRNA stability factor 1 isoform X1: MLCAMSLISDDMDKETSSQNSIGLRSHSAQGVGNNSSPLKIPLPPRLWITDIEDDSSDDMSSSREDGVVHVERSRMRSRFRHHKRGTSNCIPLGIFWDIENCQVPRGCSAIDVVAAIRAKFLVGRREADFVVVCDVRKELPNRLQELNDSQVNLIHVCGTQKNAADEKLRQCMRRFGELHPAPASLLLISGDINFAADLSDFRHRKNMEVILVHKQNTSAALITCASSHFCYNELTAHLPRNPKVSQTEEDEEPTCEMEVINLPVDQPPERVSRRLRRLADNCGGKVLRVTASTAMMKFPTPDHTSRALKRMEGEDVFGRKISTRYVRSALQPAYSSDEGYCTAPPSQPTMLPQPPTHFVLPQVPQVAMEREQVANEWALALKQLPVPAVPLEYCPPPKPRKIRGRHGSASLDQSACSSSNCSAEDSRLGLGRSMSPWNSSASFSDQSETEDSVTELTVANLPPHDPNVLQDMVLKLLNQHVPVLRVTVWSSGEGPVATVLLRSEGDARLAIARIHKRRLDNIWAGRRLDLSLGRPSPAPSLDVLRARLRAILLEHRGHTLPLVRLRDAYASRHSCAITTSDIAKIRDTVVIQEGFGRMVQLVDFSPASSAEMEEAPWRCNVHATFTGHDDGSRILQPVFMKISVLTENIRILLEGHNGILPLLSFVECYESMFPPLVCDPRYGVSLELLLRSIPCVAVKDSPSRHLAWAEPPVLPPPFDSCDISRVRGRTAPALEPMLALIEKELLDLLRAQPKCSIQFSKLIPAFHHHFGRQCRVADYGFTKLPDLLAALNKSIVVLGSGSYRIITISASAQSRRWTSDVLKILNSHLGQPIHVHNFAQYYQAVLSRPFSPVDYGVCTFDELLQKTLPGCITVGPDGSISLPVHPHVREPQEASRILEFAAQTVEILCHTPNFQMEFSRFVPMYHTYYGKQLRVAHFSCAKLMDLFEIISQVVTVHNGPNGERMLKLGTHIARPMFSQRLKCMTPLELATFPMRYTAQYGAPPQPAILEVKTIEDMVLDASSRIEWGYIYSTGDNAIWVNAALTACSVLSADRSVARGSSEEYFVTAYTQLKGSPPQVIQLQVLGVLEVSNRYVRLAALWRTIWRVVMILADHQHPVPAMEVFLEYTKRFGPTFPKAELGLEAVVAFLKENEAVFKPVSSAEGPTWHLGEGVFPPQMRELVKHCKVSEDYSKYDTPPGQKGSRVFESPKRFAGSIWSPPASSVPLPDGLIGQDKRRIRLAAQFDSV; encoded by the exons ATGTTGTGTGCAATGAGTTTAATAAGTGACGATATGGATAAGGAGACATCTTCTCAAAACTCCATAGGCCTACGTAGTCATTCAGCTCAAGGCGTAGGCAATAATTCTAGTCCTTTAAAAATACCGTTGCCACCTCGATTATGGATAACAG ATATAGAAGATGACTCTTCAGATGATATGAGTAGTTCTAGAGAAGATGGAGTTGTACATGTCGAAAGATCACGAATGCGGTCTCGTTTTAGACATCATAAGCGGGGGACATCCAACTGTATACCCCTTGGAATATTTTGGGATATTGAAAATTGTCAA GTACCTCGTGGATGTTCAGCTATTGATGTGGTAGCAGCAATAAGAGCAAAATTCTTAGTTGGCAGAAGGGAAGCTGACTTTGTTGTTGTATGTGATGTTAGGAAAGAATTGCCAAATAGACTACAGGAACTCAATGATTCTCAG GTAAACTTAATACATGTATGTGGAACTCAAAAAAATGCAGCTGATGAGAAATTGAGGCAATGTATGCGACGGTTTGGAGAATTACACCCTGCCCCAGCCTCTTTACTGTTAATTTCTGGGGATATTAACTTTGCAGCTGACTTAAGTGACTTTAGACATAG GAAAAATATGGAAGTGATCTTGGTGCATAAACAGAACACCTCGGCTGCATTAATTACTTGTGCCTCCTCACACTTTTGTTATAATGAGCTGACCGCACATCTCCCAAGGAATCCTAAG GTAAGCCAAACAGAAGAAGATGAGGAGCCAACATGCGAAATGGAAGTTATAAACTTACCAGTGGACCAACCACCTGAAAGAGTGTCAAGACGGTTGAGGAGGCTGGCAGATAATTGTGGGGGTAAAGTCCTAAGAGTGACAGCGTCCACAGCAATGATGAAATTTCCTACTCCAGATCATACATCCCG tGCATTGAAACGTATGGAGGGCGAAGACGTCTTCGGACGTAAAATAAGTACGCGTTACGTACGCAGTGCGTTGCAACCCGCATATTCCAGTGACGAGGGCTATTGTACTGCGCCTCCTAGTCAGCCTACCATGTTACCACAGCCTCCAACTCACTTTGTGCTCCCTCAG GTACCACAAGTGGCCATGGAGAGGGAACAGGTGGCGAATGAATGGGCGTTAGCTTTGAAGCAACTACCGGTGCCTGCCGTGCCATTGGAGTATTGCCCTCCTCCCAAACCCAGGAAGATTAGGGGCAGGCATG GATCGGCAAGCCTGGATCAATCGGCGTGCTCTTCAAGCAATTGTAGCGCTGAAGACAGCCGACTTGGCCTCGGTCGTTCGATGTCTCCGTGGAACTCGTCCGCCAGCTTCAGCGATCAGAGCGAGACTGAGGACTCTGTTACGGAGTTAACTGTGGCCAATCTACCACCACATGATCCGAATGTATTGCag GACATGGTTCTAAAGCTACTAAACCAACACGTGCCCGTATTACGCGTAACCGTTTGGTCCAGTGGGGAAGGGCCAGTCGCGACCGTCCTCCTCCGATCCGAGGGGGACGCACGTCTCGCGATAGCCCGTATCCACAAACGCCGGCTCGATAACATCTGGGCGGGTCGCAGGCTCGACCTTTCCCTCGGCAGGCCCTCCCCGGCACCAAGTCTAGACGTCCTAAGGGCGCGTCTACGGGCTATCCTCCTAGAGCACAGAGGACATACGCTGCCCCTCGTACGTCTACGTGACGCGTACGCGAGCAGGCATTCGTGTGCCATAACAACATCGGATATAGCTAAGATTCGTGACACGGTGGTGATTCAGGAGGGTTTCGGGCGTATGGTGCAGTTGGTGGACTTCTCGCCGGCGTCCAGTGCCGAAATGGAGGAAGCGCCTTGGAGGTGCAACGTACACGCGACGTTTACGGGGCACGACGACGGGAGTAGGATATTGCAACCGGTGTTTATGAAGATATCGGTGCTGACGGAGAATATAAGGATTTTGTTGGAGGGGCATAATGGCATTTTGCCTCTCTTGAG TTTTGTGGAGTGTTACGAGTCAATGTTCCCGCCGCTAGTATGTGACCCACGGTACGGCGTATCCCTAGAGCTTCTCCTTCGCAGCATTCCCTGTGTTGCTGTGAAGGACAGTCCATCACGCCACCTTGCCTGGGCCGAACCGCCGGTTCTTCCTCCACCATTTGATAGTT gTGATATATCTCGAGTCCGTGGACGCACTGCGCCAGCATTGGAACCGATGTTAGCTTTAATTGAAAAGGAACTTTTGGACCTGCTACGGGCCCAACCCAAATGCTCTATACAATTCAGCAA GTTGATTCCAGCCTTCCACCACCATTTTGGTCGTCAATGCCGAGTAGCTGACTATGGATTCACCAAGCTACCTGATCTCCTCGCAGCTTTGAATAAGAGTATAGTG gTCCTCGGTTCGGGGTCATATCGTATCATAACTATTTCCGCCTCCGCCCAAAGTCGTCGTTGGACATctgatgtattaaaaattctgaACTCTCATTTGGGTCAACCGATACATGTCCACAACTTCGCCCAATACTACCAAGCCGTCTTATCCAGGCCCTTCTCTCCAGTAGACTACGGCGTTTGCACTTTTGATGAACTTCTGCAAAAAACCTTACCCGGTTGTATCACCGTCGGCCCCGATGGCTCCATATCCCTGCCCGTGCACCCTCACGTAAGGGAACCGCAAGAAGCTTCTAGAATCCTGGAATTCGCGGCTCAAACTGTCGAAATTCTCTGCCACACGCCGAACTTCCAGATGGAGTTTTCCCGCTTCGTTCCGATGTACCACACGTACTATGGCAAACAGTTGCGCGTCGCGCATTTCAGTTGTGCCAAATTGATGGATCTCTTCGAAATAATATCCCAAGTGGTGACCGTACACAACGGGCCAAATGGGGAACGTATGCTGAAATTGGGCACGCACATTGCCCGTCCAATGTTCTCGCAGCGTTTGAAGTGTATGACACCGTTGGAGTTGGCCACTTTTCCAATGCGCTATACAGCTCAGTATGGGGCGCCCCCTCAGCCGGCCATTTTGGAAGTTAAGACTATTGAAGATATGGTTTTAGATGCATCGAGCAGGATCGAATGGGGGTACATTTACTCCACGGGCGATAACGCTATTTGGGTGAATGCAGCGCTAACCGCGTGTTCCGTTTTATCTGCTGACCGTAGTGTTGCGCGTGGGTCGTCCGAAGAGTATTTTGTTACGGCCTATACTCAGTTGAAGGGCTCCCCGCCACAAGTCATTCAGCTCCAAGTTTTGGGGGTACTTGAAGTGTCAAATCGCTATGTGCGCCTGGCTGCCTTGTGGCGCACAATATGGAGGGTTGTGATGATCCTCGCAGATCACCAACACCCAGTTCCGGCTATGGAGGTCTTCTTGGAGTATACTAAGCGATTCGGACCCACATTCCCGAAGGCTGAGTTAG GTCTTGAAGCAGTAGTAGCTTTCCTAAAGGAAAACGAAGCCGTATTCAAACCTGTGTCCTCTGCGGAGGGTCCAACATGGCACCTTGGTGAGGGAGTTTTCCCACCTCAGATGAGGGAGCTCGTCAAGCATTGCAAGGTCTCTGAGGACTACTCTAAATATGATACTCCGCCTGGACAGaag GGTTCTCGCGTGTTCGAGTCTCCAAAGAGATTTGCGGGAAGCATCTGGTCTCCTCCCGCTAGCTCTGTGCCGCTACCAGATGGGCTGATCGGTCAGGACAAAC GTCGCATCCGCCTTGCAGCCCAGTTTGATTCAGTGTGA